A genomic segment from Bufo bufo chromosome 8, aBufBuf1.1, whole genome shotgun sequence encodes:
- the LOC120977473 gene encoding glycosyltransferase family 92 protein F13G3.3-like translates to MSSLQRIFMLVCLLVIIYVALYIRINLRKEVHYKVIFLADYNTSNVAKDTITPLKGNKTFIIAPYYDNREENLVRVLGIVHTEVTNLFCYFCCYGQKHLTLTEAMIDIHSDRFGFPFGLADINCYEPPECQATHMYLDSTSGGDVATLTKFEIRNSERQPFSADFTVCISTMHGNYSNALQFIQTIEMYKLLGAQRVTIYGKDCSQQVKKILDYYSKEGTVEVIPWPIEKYLRPSSNWYHEASDDKDIGYYGQLSTLNDCLYRNMYKSKYVLLNDLDEIILPFEHMTWDSMMEKLQRENPNVGVFLFESHNFPQTAVTDGDFPNVSSWKKVPGFNLLNHVHREPDRFFAFNARKMIVDPRKVIQTSVHYVLKSFGKSLKVPLETALVHHCRGPHQPNLKRSLLINDRTIWKYNVSVIRNVNRVLSLISSHTGTQKHISTQG, encoded by the coding sequence ATGTCTTCACTGCAACGCATCTTCATGTTGGTCTGCTTGCTAGTAATCATCTATGTGGCACTATATATTAGGATTAACCTACGGAAAGAAGTGCATTACAAAGTCATCTTCTTGGCGGACTACAATACCAGCAACGTAGCCAAGGATACCATCACACCTCTCAAAGGTAACAAAACATTTATCATCGCCCCTTATTACGACAACCGAGAAGAAAACCTGGTCCGAGTTTTAGGAATCGTCCATACAGAAGTTACAAACCTCTTCTGTTATTTTTGTTGCTACGGGCAGAAACATTTGACCTTAACCGAGGCAATGATAGATATCCACTCAGATCGCTTTGGCTTTCCCTTCGGCTTAGCTGATATAAACTGTTATGAACCACCAGAATGTCAAGCAACTCATATGTATCTTGACTCGACTTCAGGTGGAGACGTTGCAACGCTGACCAAGTTTGAAATTCGAAATAGTGAGCGGCAGCCGTTCTCTGCAGATTTCACGGTCTGCATTTCCACCatgcatggaaattacagcaatgctTTACAGTTCATTCAGACCATCGAGATGTACAAATTACTAGGGGCGCAAAGGGTTACCATCTATGGTAAAGACTGCAGCCAGCAGGTAAAAAAAATCTTGGACTATTACAGCAAAGAAGGTACAGTGGAAGTCATACCGTGGCCCATTGAAAAATACTTAAGGCCATCTAGCAACTGGTATCATGAAGCCAGTGATGACAAAgacattggttactatgggcaactctcGACTCTGAATGACTGCCTTTATAGAAACATGTACAAAAGTAAGTACGTTCTACTCAATGACCTGGATGAGATCATTTTACCGTTTGAGCACATGACATGGGATAGTATGATGGAAAAGCTTCAACGAGAAAACCCCAATGTGGGAGTTTTCTTGTTTGAAAGCCATAATTTCCCTCAAACTGCAGTGACTGATGGAGATTTTCCAAATGTTTCATCATGGAAAAAAGTACCAGGCTTCAACTTACTAAATCATGTCCACAGAGAACCAGACAGGTTCTTTGCATTCAACGCTCGGAAGATGATTGTAGATCCACGAAAAGTTATCCAGACTTCAGTTCATTACGTTTTAAAAAGTTTTGGGAAATCACTAAAAGTTCCCctagagactgcccttgttcatcACTGCAGGGGGCCTCATCAACCAAACCTCAAAAGGTCATTATTAATCAACGACAGGACAATTTGGAAATACAATGTTTCAGTGATTAGGAATGTTAACAGAGTGCTAAGCCTAATATCTTCACACACTggaacacaaaaacatatttctactcaaggttaa